The following proteins are co-located in the Synechococcus sp. PROS-U-1 genome:
- a CDS encoding class II fumarate hydratase — MIDATPDRAKIPMTQPFRIETDSLGGIEVASAALWGAQTQRSLQNFAISNERIPLEIIQALAWIKRSCATVNGQHELLSHQQVELICKAADAIADGQHNDQFPLRVWQTGSGTQTNMNINEVISNLASQASGTPLGSHRPVHPNDHVNRSQSTNDVFPAAIHVAAAKQLKEALLPALDALANAFDAKGQAWMPIVKIGRTHLQDAVPLRLGDEVAAWRDQLKQSQGWLEECLNSLGDLPLGGTAVGTGLNTPPGFRLAVADELSRVAGVQVRPAANLFAVMAGHDALVHAMGQLRLLAVALLRISNDIRLLGCGPRAGLGELRLPANEPGSSIMPGKINPTQCEAMAMVCTQVIGLDGAVAAAGAGGHLQMNVYKPLIGYNLLQSIRMLKDAMTSFRQNLVEGLEPDLEQIQGFVDRSLMLVTALTPSIGYEKASAIAQHAHHRGLTLKQAALELGHITEADFDRQVDPGAMAAPEA, encoded by the coding sequence ATGATCGATGCAACGCCCGATCGCGCCAAGATCCCGATGACGCAGCCGTTCAGGATTGAAACCGACAGCCTGGGTGGCATTGAAGTGGCGTCAGCGGCGCTCTGGGGGGCCCAGACCCAGCGGTCGCTCCAGAACTTCGCGATCAGCAATGAACGGATCCCCCTCGAAATCATCCAAGCCCTGGCCTGGATCAAGCGCTCCTGCGCCACGGTGAATGGTCAGCATGAACTTCTGAGCCATCAACAGGTTGAGCTGATCTGCAAAGCGGCCGATGCCATTGCCGACGGCCAGCACAACGATCAGTTCCCGCTTCGGGTCTGGCAAACCGGAAGCGGGACCCAGACCAACATGAACATCAACGAGGTGATCAGCAATCTGGCCTCCCAGGCATCGGGCACTCCCCTCGGCAGTCACCGGCCGGTTCATCCCAATGACCACGTCAATCGGTCGCAATCCACCAATGATGTGTTCCCCGCTGCCATCCATGTCGCCGCGGCCAAGCAACTGAAGGAGGCTCTGCTCCCGGCCCTCGATGCCCTGGCGAATGCCTTCGATGCCAAAGGTCAGGCCTGGATGCCGATCGTCAAGATCGGCCGCACCCACTTACAGGACGCGGTTCCTCTACGTCTTGGCGATGAAGTCGCCGCATGGCGGGATCAACTCAAACAATCCCAGGGCTGGCTTGAGGAATGCCTGAACAGCCTGGGCGACCTCCCCCTTGGAGGTACAGCAGTGGGCACGGGGCTGAACACCCCTCCCGGCTTCCGCCTTGCCGTGGCTGACGAGCTGAGCCGGGTCGCTGGAGTCCAGGTTCGTCCTGCGGCGAATCTGTTCGCCGTCATGGCCGGCCATGACGCCCTCGTCCATGCGATGGGTCAGCTGCGTCTTCTGGCCGTGGCCCTGCTCCGCATCTCCAACGACATTCGTCTGCTTGGATGCGGCCCCCGAGCGGGATTAGGGGAGCTGCGGCTGCCGGCCAATGAACCGGGAAGTTCGATCATGCCCGGGAAAATCAATCCCACCCAATGCGAGGCCATGGCCATGGTCTGCACCCAGGTGATCGGACTCGATGGCGCCGTTGCGGCTGCCGGCGCAGGAGGGCATTTGCAGATGAATGTGTACAAACCCCTGATCGGATACAACCTGCTGCAGTCGATTCGGATGCTCAAGGACGCCATGACCAGCTTCCGCCAGAACCTGGTGGAGGGATTGGAGCCGGATCTGGAGCAGATTCAAGGGTTCGTCGACCGCTCTCTGATGCTGGTCACCGCCTTGACCCCAAGCATTGGTTACGAGAAAGCCAGCGCCATCGCGCAGCATGCCCACCACCGTGGCCTAACACTGAAGCAGGCAGCCCTGGAGCTTGGCCATATCACGGAAGCGGACTTCGATCGACAGGTGGATCCCGGCGCCATGGCCGCTCCTGAAGCCTGA
- a CDS encoding RNA helicase, protein MNQSTPATPPQEPDVDPCAPLNPSEIFPFPLDDFQLEAMDALNQGHSVVVSAPTGSGKTLIGEYAIYRALSHGQKVFYTTPLKALSNQKLRDFRDQFGVENVGLMTGDLSVNREASIVVMTTEIFRNMLYAEADEHDDPIADVEAVVLDECHYMNDSQRGTVWEESIIHCPPTVQLVALSATVANAGQLTDWIEKVHGPSTLVMSDHRPVPLQFSFCSAKGLHPLLNDAGTGLHPNCKVWRAPKGNKRKGRSQKPPQPEPPPISFVVAQMAERQMLPAIYFIFSRRGCDKAVRDLGVQCLVTQQEQARIKERLKAYSNDNPEAVRDGIHADALLRGIAAHHAGVLPAWKELIEELFQQGLVKVVFATETLAAGINMPARSTVIASMSKRTERGHRPLMGSEFLQMAGRAGRRGLDSQGYVVTVQSRFEGVREAGQLATSPADPLVSQFTPSYGMVLNLLQRHDLAKARELVERSFGRYLAGLDLVEDEENLSQLRLQLSQLEGVAGDIPWEDFEDYEKMRGRLREERRLLRILQQQAEETLANELTMALQFASTGTLVSLKSPQLRGRVAPAVIVEKVKGPGQFPLLLCLTDENVWVLLPCQAVVSIHAELSCLQVDGLEAPELTRSGELRHGDQASGGLALAVAHMARRHDMTTPQYDLAGEVLTQARLVRDLEQEQEQHPAHRWGDRKQLKKHRRRMEDLELEIAERQQVLHQRANRHWETFLALMDILQQFGCLDELDPTEIGRTVAALRGDNELWLGLALMSGHLDDLTPPDLAAVFEAISTEVNRPDLWSGFPPPPAAEEALQDLTGLRRELLRAQERAGVVVPAWWEPELMGLVDAWARGTSWSDLIANTSLDEGDVVRIMRRTVDLLAQVPYCEAISEQLRSHARQALKAINRFPVAEAEDLAPATAALNPATERAA, encoded by the coding sequence ATGAACCAATCGACACCGGCTACGCCCCCTCAAGAGCCCGATGTCGATCCCTGTGCCCCACTGAATCCCTCAGAGATCTTTCCCTTCCCGCTGGATGATTTCCAGCTGGAGGCCATGGATGCCCTGAACCAGGGGCACTCAGTTGTGGTGAGTGCACCAACTGGATCAGGCAAAACGCTGATCGGGGAATACGCCATTTATCGCGCCCTTTCCCATGGCCAGAAGGTCTTTTACACAACACCGCTGAAGGCCCTTTCCAATCAAAAACTGCGGGATTTCCGAGATCAGTTCGGCGTTGAGAACGTGGGGCTGATGACTGGTGACCTCAGCGTGAATCGCGAGGCTTCCATCGTGGTGATGACCACGGAGATCTTTCGCAACATGCTCTACGCCGAGGCGGATGAGCACGATGATCCAATTGCCGATGTGGAAGCGGTGGTGCTCGATGAGTGCCATTACATGAATGATTCCCAGCGCGGCACGGTCTGGGAGGAGTCGATCATCCACTGCCCTCCGACGGTGCAGCTCGTTGCTCTCTCCGCCACGGTGGCGAATGCTGGGCAGCTGACCGACTGGATTGAGAAGGTCCATGGCCCGTCAACCCTGGTGATGAGTGATCACCGGCCGGTTCCTCTTCAATTCAGTTTCTGCAGCGCCAAGGGATTGCACCCATTGCTGAATGATGCAGGTACGGGGTTACATCCCAACTGCAAGGTCTGGCGGGCGCCCAAGGGGAACAAGCGCAAGGGACGTTCCCAGAAACCACCGCAACCGGAACCACCGCCGATCAGCTTTGTTGTGGCCCAGATGGCCGAGCGGCAGATGCTCCCAGCCATCTATTTCATCTTCAGCCGACGGGGATGTGACAAGGCGGTTCGGGATCTCGGTGTGCAGTGCTTGGTCACCCAGCAGGAGCAGGCGCGGATCAAGGAGCGATTGAAGGCCTATAGCAACGACAACCCCGAGGCGGTCAGGGATGGAATTCACGCGGATGCTCTCCTGCGGGGCATCGCTGCCCACCACGCCGGTGTGCTGCCCGCCTGGAAGGAATTGATCGAGGAGCTGTTTCAGCAGGGGCTGGTGAAAGTGGTCTTCGCAACGGAGACCCTTGCGGCCGGCATCAATATGCCCGCTCGCAGCACGGTGATCGCTTCCATGTCCAAGCGAACCGAACGTGGGCATCGCCCGCTGATGGGCAGTGAGTTCCTGCAGATGGCCGGTCGTGCCGGGCGCCGTGGTCTCGATTCCCAGGGCTATGTCGTCACGGTGCAGAGCCGTTTTGAGGGCGTTCGTGAAGCTGGACAGCTGGCGACGAGTCCTGCCGACCCCCTGGTGAGCCAGTTCACCCCCAGTTACGGCATGGTTTTAAACCTGCTCCAGCGCCACGATCTGGCCAAGGCCAGGGAGCTCGTGGAACGCAGTTTTGGCCGCTACCTGGCGGGGCTCGACCTCGTGGAGGACGAGGAAAATCTGTCGCAACTGCGTTTGCAGCTCAGCCAGCTGGAGGGTGTTGCTGGCGATATCCCCTGGGAGGACTTCGAGGACTACGAGAAAATGCGTGGCCGGCTCCGCGAAGAGCGGCGCTTGCTTCGCATCCTTCAGCAGCAGGCTGAGGAGACCCTGGCCAATGAGCTGACGATGGCTCTGCAGTTCGCCAGCACCGGCACATTGGTCAGTTTGAAGTCGCCACAGCTACGAGGGCGCGTCGCGCCAGCGGTGATTGTCGAGAAGGTGAAGGGTCCCGGCCAGTTCCCGCTGCTGCTCTGTCTGACCGATGAGAACGTCTGGGTGCTGCTTCCCTGTCAGGCGGTGGTGAGCATCCATGCAGAGCTCAGTTGTCTTCAAGTGGATGGGCTGGAGGCACCGGAGTTGACCCGTTCCGGCGAGTTGCGCCATGGCGATCAGGCCAGTGGTGGGCTGGCCTTGGCGGTGGCCCACATGGCTCGGCGCCATGACATGACCACCCCGCAATATGACCTGGCTGGAGAAGTGTTGACCCAAGCAAGGCTGGTGCGGGATCTAGAGCAGGAGCAGGAGCAACATCCAGCGCATCGCTGGGGGGATCGCAAGCAGCTCAAGAAGCACCGCCGCCGCATGGAGGACCTGGAGCTAGAGATCGCTGAACGTCAGCAGGTGCTGCATCAACGGGCCAACCGTCATTGGGAGACCTTCCTGGCCCTGATGGACATCCTGCAGCAGTTCGGATGTCTCGATGAGCTGGATCCCACGGAGATTGGCCGCACCGTTGCCGCGTTGCGGGGCGACAACGAGCTGTGGCTGGGGTTGGCTCTGATGAGTGGGCATCTGGATGACCTCACTCCCCCGGACCTGGCGGCGGTGTTTGAGGCGATTAGTACGGAGGTCAACCGCCCTGACCTTTGGAGTGGCTTTCCGCCGCCACCTGCCGCAGAGGAGGCCCTCCAGGATCTGACGGGTCTTCGTCGCGAGTTGCTGCGGGCTCAGGAACGTGCCGGTGTCGTGGTGCCGGCCTGGTGGGAACCCGAGCTCATGGGATTGGTGGATGCTTGGGCGCGGGGAACATCCTGGTCCGATCTGATTGCCAACACGTCATTGGACGAGGGCGATGTGGTGCGAATCATGCGCCGCACCGTGGATCTTCTGGCCCAGGTGCCCTATTGCGAGGCCATCAGCGAGCAGCTGCGCAGCCATGCTCGCCAGGCTCTGAAAGCCATCAATCGCTTCCCGGTGGCTGAGGCTGAGGATTTGGCTCCAGCCACCGCTGCTCTCAACCCGGCAACCGAGCGGGCGGCCTGA
- a CDS encoding bile acid:sodium symporter family protein, translated as MTWERFTLLFPLWTLLGALLALLYPPLFIWFKGPLIALGLGVIMLGMGVGLTPADFLRVGRRPRALLLGVMAQFLVMPILAAAIAAALHLPAPLAVGLILVGCCPGGTASNVVALIGRGDVALSVVMTTISTLAAVVLTPRLTQVLASQYVPVDGWALFLAVLQVVLLPVTVGVVLKRGLPRVAQRIEPVMPPLAVMAIVMIVSSIVGSQTAVLRQQGPVLILACLLLHGGGFLLGWLIPRLAGQSVEAQRTISIEVGMQNSGLAVVLARSGGFASPLTALPGAISAVIHCLIGSALAAFWRRRPTPSLPQQF; from the coding sequence ATGACCTGGGAGCGTTTCACGCTGCTGTTTCCGCTTTGGACGTTGCTGGGTGCTCTGCTGGCGCTGCTGTATCCCCCGCTGTTCATCTGGTTCAAGGGGCCTCTGATCGCCCTAGGGCTCGGCGTGATCATGCTGGGCATGGGCGTCGGGCTGACACCGGCTGATTTTCTGCGGGTTGGTCGACGACCCCGTGCCCTGCTGCTGGGGGTGATGGCGCAGTTCCTGGTGATGCCGATCCTCGCTGCTGCTATCGCGGCGGCCCTGCACTTGCCGGCGCCCCTGGCGGTGGGATTGATTCTTGTGGGCTGCTGCCCGGGGGGGACCGCTAGCAATGTGGTGGCTTTGATCGGCCGTGGTGATGTGGCGCTTTCGGTGGTCATGACCACGATCAGCACCCTGGCGGCGGTGGTTTTGACCCCGCGGCTCACGCAGGTGTTGGCCAGCCAGTATGTGCCGGTGGACGGTTGGGCCCTTTTCCTGGCCGTGCTTCAGGTGGTGCTGCTGCCCGTCACCGTTGGGGTGGTGCTTAAGCGTGGTCTGCCCAGAGTGGCCCAACGGATTGAGCCGGTGATGCCTCCCCTGGCGGTGATGGCCATCGTGATGATCGTCTCCAGCATCGTCGGCAGCCAGACGGCTGTGCTGCGTCAGCAGGGGCCCGTGCTGATCCTGGCTTGCCTGTTGCTGCATGGCGGCGGCTTCCTGCTCGGCTGGCTGATTCCCCGGCTGGCGGGGCAGAGCGTGGAAGCCCAGCGGACCATCAGCATCGAGGTGGGCATGCAGAACTCAGGATTGGCAGTCGTGCTCGCCCGCAGTGGCGGGTTCGCCAGTCCCCTCACGGCGTTGCCGGGCGCCATTTCTGCCGTCATTCACTGCTTGATCGGCAGTGCTCTAGCAGCTTTCTGGCGGCGCCGCCCCACCCCTTCGCTGCCTCAGCAGTTCTAG
- a CDS encoding 8-amino-7-oxononanoate synthase yields the protein MRDHASPIPPARRRRLRSWSSGQEPWQLQDPAGRQQLLDLASNDYLGLSRHPDVLAAATEAMASDGVGAGGSRLITGTRPRHLELEEALAAWLGRDRVLLFPSGFQANIAAVTALSDRHTTVLVDRLIHHSLLTGVRTSGARLQRFAHNDLKDLDQRLQRLKAATTQPTTPPLVVTESLFSMEGTSPDLNGIADLCAHHGAQLLVDEAHGLGVLGPGGCGLCHGLQQPVALVCGTFGKAFGSGGAFLAGDHTTMERLLQTSGAFRYTTALAPPLVAAAQAALHLIQTNPTWGTELSQRSKRWRTALTKQGWAEPPGRGPVLPLLIGDDQDALDLQQRLEKAGLLSVAIRPPTVPEGTARLRLVLRRDLPDGTLEQLLTALCAR from the coding sequence ATGCGGGACCACGCCTCTCCCATCCCTCCAGCGCGCCGCCGCCGTTTGCGGAGCTGGAGCTCCGGCCAAGAGCCCTGGCAGCTGCAGGATCCCGCCGGAAGGCAACAGCTGCTTGATTTAGCCAGCAACGACTACCTCGGCCTCAGCCGTCATCCCGATGTTCTCGCCGCGGCGACGGAAGCCATGGCCTCCGATGGGGTCGGTGCCGGTGGATCTCGTCTGATCACCGGCACCAGGCCACGCCATCTGGAGCTGGAGGAAGCCCTCGCCGCCTGGCTGGGTCGGGACCGGGTGCTGCTGTTCCCCAGCGGATTTCAAGCCAACATCGCCGCAGTAACAGCACTGAGTGACAGGCACACCACCGTGTTGGTGGACCGGCTGATTCACCACTCGCTGCTGACCGGCGTGCGCACCAGTGGAGCGCGACTGCAACGCTTTGCCCACAATGATCTTAAGGATCTCGACCAGCGGCTGCAACGGCTCAAGGCTGCAACGACACAACCAACGACACCCCCCCTGGTGGTGACCGAAAGCCTGTTCAGCATGGAAGGAACCAGTCCCGATCTGAACGGGATCGCCGACCTATGCGCCCATCACGGAGCCCAGCTGCTGGTGGACGAAGCCCATGGCCTGGGGGTGCTGGGGCCAGGAGGCTGCGGGCTTTGCCATGGACTTCAACAGCCTGTGGCCTTGGTGTGCGGGACCTTCGGCAAGGCCTTCGGCAGCGGAGGTGCATTTCTGGCTGGGGATCACACCACGATGGAGCGGCTGCTACAAACCAGTGGGGCCTTCCGCTACACCACGGCCCTAGCACCACCGTTGGTGGCTGCAGCGCAGGCAGCCCTGCACTTGATCCAGACCAACCCAACCTGGGGAACCGAGCTGAGCCAACGGTCCAAACGCTGGAGGACAGCCCTGACGAAACAGGGCTGGGCGGAACCACCAGGGCGCGGCCCCGTTCTCCCTTTGCTCATCGGAGACGACCAGGACGCTCTCGACCTCCAGCAACGGCTTGAGAAAGCCGGTCTTTTGTCGGTGGCGATCCGACCACCAACGGTTCCGGAAGGAACCGCCCGGTTGCGCCTGGTGCTGCGGCGGGACTTGCCGGACGGCACCTTGGAGCAACTGCTCACAGCCCTCTGCGCTCGATGA
- a CDS encoding alpha/beta hydrolase — translation MMQILAMHGWAGHAGAWSHWRKCFEQRGATWNSADQGYGGGEPVPKAWVQDPARKVLIAHSLGLHLLPESVLEQATAAVLLGSFSAFVPDGRAGRAVAVALQGMQAALGTDQELPMLERFLDKGASPHPRSALPPTPLLQGLTVLGRQRLQQDLDLLAHCQTLPRGWPRNIPALVVQGERDAVVPAASAQRLIDDLGHQPLTLHREPEWGHALITPTVLSMVQRWLEGL, via the coding sequence ATGATGCAGATCCTTGCGATGCACGGCTGGGCAGGTCACGCCGGCGCTTGGTCCCACTGGCGGAAGTGCTTCGAACAAAGGGGGGCCACCTGGAACTCCGCAGACCAGGGCTATGGCGGAGGGGAGCCCGTTCCCAAGGCATGGGTCCAGGATCCGGCACGAAAGGTGCTGATCGCTCATTCTCTGGGGCTCCATCTGCTGCCTGAATCCGTCCTGGAGCAGGCAACGGCGGCGGTGCTGCTGGGCAGCTTCAGCGCGTTTGTGCCGGACGGGCGAGCGGGGCGAGCTGTCGCGGTTGCTCTGCAGGGGATGCAGGCGGCCCTGGGCACAGACCAGGAACTCCCGATGCTGGAACGCTTCCTCGACAAAGGCGCGTCCCCCCATCCCCGCAGCGCCCTGCCCCCCACACCCCTGCTGCAAGGCCTGACGGTTTTAGGGCGCCAGCGTCTCCAGCAGGATCTGGACCTTCTGGCGCACTGCCAGACGCTGCCGAGGGGATGGCCGCGCAACATTCCAGCTTTGGTGGTGCAGGGCGAACGGGATGCTGTGGTGCCTGCAGCTTCAGCGCAACGGCTCATCGATGACCTGGGTCATCAACCGCTGACCCTCCATCGTGAACCGGAGTGGGGTCATGCTCTGATCACGCCAACGGTGCTCTCGATGGTGCAGCGATGGCTGGAGGGCCTGTGA
- a CDS encoding methyltransferase domain-containing protein codes for MAGGPVIRSEQVLERFSRAAPTYAADTLLQQAMAWRLAQISRRFSIRRGLWADLGSGTGHLAAALEACHTEQQVMRIDGSAAMLSSHPNGAHTLRHDLSSGLPNWPEPPQLLASSFVLHWLPDPAQQLRSWVDALPERGWLALAVPIHGSFPQWHQAAREAGQACTALTMPVREQLIAALPDGVVQLEQCLSFSQHAANPLRLLRPMSSIGASVTNGGQLSPGQWRAVFRAWPPSDQSPRFSLTWKMLILMVKR; via the coding sequence ATGGCTGGAGGGCCTGTGATTCGCTCAGAGCAGGTTCTGGAGCGGTTCAGTCGCGCAGCGCCGACCTACGCGGCCGACACCCTGCTGCAACAGGCGATGGCCTGGCGCCTGGCCCAAATCAGCCGACGCTTCTCGATCCGGCGCGGCCTCTGGGCTGACCTGGGCAGCGGAACCGGTCATCTCGCCGCAGCACTCGAAGCGTGTCACACCGAACAGCAGGTGATGCGTATCGATGGGAGTGCCGCCATGTTGAGCAGCCATCCCAACGGGGCCCACACCCTGCGGCATGACTTGAGCAGCGGGCTGCCGAACTGGCCTGAGCCACCGCAACTGCTGGCTTCCAGCTTCGTTCTGCATTGGTTGCCGGATCCGGCCCAGCAACTGCGGTCCTGGGTGGATGCGCTGCCGGAGCGGGGCTGGCTGGCCTTGGCGGTGCCGATTCATGGCAGTTTTCCGCAATGGCATCAGGCCGCCCGGGAGGCCGGCCAGGCTTGCACCGCCTTGACCATGCCGGTGCGGGAGCAACTGATTGCGGCCCTTCCCGATGGCGTGGTGCAACTGGAACAGTGCCTGAGCTTCAGCCAACACGCCGCCAATCCGCTACGGCTGCTGCGACCGATGAGCAGCATTGGTGCTTCCGTGACCAATGGCGGCCAACTCTCCCCAGGTCAGTGGAGGGCCGTCTTCCGGGCTTGGCCCCCATCAGATCAGTCGCCACGGTTCAGCCTGACCTGGAAGATGTTGATCCTGATGGTGAAGCGATGA
- the bioD gene encoding dethiobiotin synthase, whose translation MNGSVSRLVVCGTDTDVGKTVVSAWLVQGLQASYWKPVQSGLDGGGDRERVRQLLNLPPKRMLPEAYAFREPVSPHWAAELDATVLDPAKLQIPDHQGPLVIETAGGLMVPLTRSWLQIDQLVRWQLPIVLVARSGLGTLNHTLLSLEALKSRNLTVLGLILNGPLHGDNPSTLEQFGDVRVLAQLPPQVSLSATVLERLWQEQDLSTTFRQVLNRTSP comes from the coding sequence ATGAACGGCAGCGTCAGTCGCCTGGTGGTGTGCGGGACCGACACGGACGTGGGCAAAACCGTGGTGAGTGCATGGCTGGTGCAGGGGCTTCAGGCCAGCTATTGGAAACCGGTGCAAAGCGGACTGGACGGCGGCGGTGACCGCGAACGGGTGCGGCAGCTGTTGAACCTCCCGCCGAAACGGATGCTGCCCGAGGCCTATGCCTTCCGAGAGCCGGTCTCCCCCCACTGGGCTGCCGAACTGGACGCCACTGTTCTCGACCCGGCCAAGCTCCAGATTCCCGACCATCAGGGGCCCCTGGTGATAGAGACGGCTGGAGGTCTGATGGTTCCCCTCACCCGCAGCTGGCTCCAGATCGATCAACTCGTGCGATGGCAATTGCCGATCGTTCTGGTCGCCCGGAGTGGACTGGGCACCCTCAATCACACCCTGCTCAGCCTGGAAGCATTGAAATCACGCAATCTCACAGTGCTGGGCCTGATCCTGAACGGACCTCTGCATGGGGACAATCCCAGCACACTGGAACAGTTCGGTGATGTGCGGGTTCTGGCGCAACTCCCACCACAAGTCTCCCTCTCAGCAACAGTTCTGGAACGGCTTTGGCAGGAGCAGGATCTCAGCACTACATTCCGACAGGTGCTGAACCGAACTTCCCCGTGA
- the bioA gene encoding adenosylmethionine--8-amino-7-oxononanoate transaminase, translating to MAKAAAAAMGSIRHPNLWPPFTQMASAASSQRVVSGDGALLIREEGEPLIDAISSWWVTLHGHANPVLAKAIADQAARLEQVIFADFTHEPAEQLAVRLSGLCGLQRLFFSDNGSTAVEVALKIACQWWANRGQPRHQIVAFDGAYHGDTFGAMAVGERNLFSAPFEDKLFPVARVPWPATWWDDDAVEAKETAALEVLERVLETPTAAVILEPLLQGAGGMAMVRPEFLRQVEARTRQAGALLIADEVLTGFGRCGDWFASRRAGIKPDLMALSKGLTGGCLPMGVTMASEAVFEAFIGDDPCLTLWHGHSFTANPLGCAAANASLDLLEQNPTAFQEFEQRHRPHLERLARHPRVQHPRLTGTVAGFDLVVDGTSGYLNPAGPKLKRLAMENGVFLRPLGQVVYLLPPLCISDAQLEQCYAVLAMALDQL from the coding sequence ATGGCAAAAGCTGCAGCTGCTGCCATGGGTTCAATCCGACATCCGAATCTGTGGCCCCCCTTTACCCAAATGGCCAGCGCAGCCAGCTCCCAACGGGTGGTCTCGGGAGACGGCGCTCTGCTGATCCGCGAGGAAGGGGAGCCCCTGATCGATGCCATCAGCAGCTGGTGGGTCACCCTGCATGGCCATGCCAATCCTGTGTTGGCCAAGGCCATCGCCGATCAGGCCGCCCGGCTCGAGCAGGTGATTTTTGCCGACTTCACCCATGAGCCCGCGGAGCAGCTGGCCGTACGTCTGAGCGGACTCTGTGGTTTGCAACGCCTGTTCTTCTCCGACAATGGCTCCACAGCGGTGGAAGTGGCCCTCAAGATCGCTTGCCAGTGGTGGGCCAACCGGGGGCAACCGCGACACCAGATCGTCGCCTTCGACGGTGCCTACCACGGTGACACCTTCGGAGCGATGGCCGTTGGTGAACGCAACCTGTTCAGCGCGCCCTTCGAAGACAAACTCTTCCCCGTGGCCCGTGTTCCTTGGCCAGCCACCTGGTGGGACGACGACGCCGTTGAAGCTAAAGAAACGGCGGCGCTCGAGGTGCTTGAGCGCGTGCTTGAGACGCCAACAGCTGCAGTCATTCTGGAGCCACTGCTGCAGGGAGCCGGCGGGATGGCCATGGTGCGGCCCGAGTTTCTGCGACAGGTGGAGGCACGAACACGCCAGGCAGGGGCGCTGCTGATCGCCGACGAGGTACTGACCGGCTTCGGACGCTGCGGAGACTGGTTCGCCAGCCGGCGTGCAGGAATCAAGCCGGATCTGATGGCCCTCTCCAAGGGCTTGACGGGTGGATGTCTACCAATGGGCGTGACGATGGCCAGTGAAGCGGTGTTCGAAGCCTTCATCGGCGACGACCCCTGCTTGACCCTCTGGCACGGCCACAGCTTCACGGCCAATCCGCTGGGGTGTGCCGCAGCCAACGCCAGCCTCGATCTACTGGAGCAGAACCCCACGGCCTTTCAAGAGTTCGAACAACGGCATCGACCGCATCTGGAGCGGCTGGCACGCCATCCGCGGGTGCAGCACCCCCGACTGACCGGGACTGTCGCCGGCTTCGATCTCGTCGTGGATGGGACCTCCGGCTACCTGAACCCGGCGGGTCCGAAATTGAAGCGGCTGGCCATGGAGAACGGCGTCTTTCTGCGGCCTCTGGGCCAGGTGGTCTACCTCCTGCCGCCGCTCTGCATCAGCGATGCCCAGTTGGAACAGTGCTATGCGGTCCTCGCGATGGCCCTCGACCAGCTCTGA
- a CDS encoding DUF3143 domain-containing protein, producing the protein MAALPPESTPLNQHSLRALEAWLQQLGAIRMDDNPCQWMLERSAWRALLLLEREDLKVIWHPGSLEAMVQCSLPYGLSRADVEAAIQAGP; encoded by the coding sequence ATGGCCGCCCTGCCCCCGGAGAGCACCCCGCTGAATCAGCACTCTCTCCGAGCGCTTGAGGCCTGGCTCCAGCAACTGGGTGCCATTCGCATGGACGACAACCCTTGCCAGTGGATGCTTGAGCGCTCTGCGTGGAGGGCCCTGCTGCTGCTGGAGCGGGAGGATCTCAAAGTGATCTGGCACCCCGGTTCGCTGGAAGCCATGGTGCAGTGTTCGCTGCCCTATGGCCTCTCGCGTGCCGATGTCGAAGCGGCGATTCAGGCGGGTCCATGA
- a CDS encoding J domain-containing protein, translating into MKDRPSLVSEARPSHHERLGVRPGVDAETLRQAFRRQSKALHPDTTELPPEQASVAFQQLKESYDVLLRQSQSPLNLAAQTPPSPPQSQSRQDAWQGIGERRPLSGGEWFSLVLLSIALLLSLVLGLGVALAQGRDWQVSPSWLTDEQTQDTSVRSQPDGRPAPGEHPAESALSPSA; encoded by the coding sequence ATGAAGGACCGACCGTCCCTTGTGTCTGAAGCCCGCCCTAGCCATCACGAACGGCTTGGCGTGCGCCCCGGGGTCGATGCTGAAACCCTGCGGCAGGCTTTTCGCCGCCAGTCCAAGGCTCTGCATCCCGACACAACGGAACTGCCGCCCGAGCAGGCCAGCGTTGCCTTTCAGCAGCTCAAGGAGTCCTACGACGTTCTGCTGCGCCAGAGCCAATCACCCCTCAATCTGGCGGCACAGACGCCGCCATCGCCCCCGCAGAGCCAGTCCCGCCAGGATGCCTGGCAGGGCATCGGTGAACGAAGGCCCCTGTCGGGAGGCGAATGGTTCTCCCTGGTGCTGTTGAGCATCGCGCTCTTGCTCAGCCTGGTGCTGGGTTTGGGGGTCGCTTTGGCTCAGGGGCGCGATTGGCAGGTGTCACCGAGTTGGCTGACGGATGAGCAGACTCAGGACACATCCGTGCGTTCGCAACCTGATGGCCGCCCTGCCCCCGGAGAGCACCCCGCTGAATCAGCACTCTCTCCGAGCGCTTGA